From one Plectropomus leopardus isolate mb chromosome 8, YSFRI_Pleo_2.0, whole genome shotgun sequence genomic stretch:
- the klhl21 gene encoding kelch-like protein 21 produces MEKPVLQTQPSTLPFFDTAHAFNLLRGIHELRAERKFFDVTLCAEGREFHCHRTVLAAASTYFRAMFAGTLRESAMDRVVLHEVSAELVGLLVDFCYTGRVTVTQDNVDVLLKTADLFQFPSVKEACCAFLEQRLDVSNCLEIQDFAEAYACRELAASARRFVLKNIMELAKGTDFERLPWKRLLEFVSDDGLCVDKEEAVYQIAVRWVKADLQRRLHYWPELLQQVRLPFVRRFFLLAHVESDPLVYLSPTCLRMVNEARSFQSCEYDRHDRPCHRMRPRPSTGLAEILVVVGGCDQDCDELVTVDCYNPQTGQWRYLAEFPDHLGGGYSIAALGNDMYVTGGSDGSRLYDGVWRYKSSVNEWTEAAPMLKAREYHSSCVMKGQLYVVASDSTERYDQALDCWEALPPMLHAMDNCSTTTCNGRLYAIGSLTGEDTMAIQSYDADINRWALVSCGQLPPWSFTPKTVTLKSLIYFIRDDSAEVDVYNPQKNEWDKISPMTQVHVGGSVAALGGKLYVSGGYDNTFELSDVVEAYDPTTRSWSLAGRLPQPTFWHGSVSIFRQFMPQVSSAFEATDIPESNAIHLHRHLRHQALHNLNNNLNQNQNQDVNAAH; encoded by the exons atggaaaAACCAGTCCTGCAGACACAACCGTCCACCCTGCCGTTTTTCGACACGGCGCACGCCTTCAACCTGCTGCGGGGAATCCATGAACTGCGAGCAGAGCGGAAGTTTTTCGATGTGACTTTGTGCGCCGAAGGCCGCGAGTTCCACTGTCACCGCACAGTTTTGGCCGCTGCCAGTACCTACTTCCGGGCGATGTTCGCAGGCACTCTGAGGGAGAGTGCGATGGACCGGGTCGTTCTACACGAGGTGTCGGCTGAGCTCGTGGGCCTGCTGGTGGACTTCTGCTACACGGGACGTGTCACCGTCACGCAGGATAATGTGGACGTCCTGTTAAAGACGGCCGACCTGTTTCAGTTCCCCTCGGTCAAAGAGGCCTGCTGTGCTTTTCTGGAGCAGCGGCTGGACGTTTCCAACTGCTTAGAGATCCAGGACTTTGCAGAGGCCTACGCCTGCCGAGAGCTGGCGGCCAGCGCTCGCCGCTTTGTCCTCAAAAACATAATGGAGCTGGCGAAAGGGACGGACTTTGAGAGGTTGCCATGGAAACGCCTCCTCGAGTTTGTGTCAGATGATGGGCTCTGCGTGGACAAGGAGGAGGCGGTTTATCAGATCGCAGTGCGCTGGGTGAAGGCTGACCTCCAGCGGAGGCTGCACTACTGGCCCGAACTCCTCCAGCAGGTCCGACTTCCCTTCGTCAGGAGGTTCTTCCTGCTGGCACACGTGGAGAGCGACCCCCTCGTCTACCTGTCACCCACCTGCCTCCGCATGGTGAACGAAGCGCGTAGCTTCCAGTCATGTGAGTACGACCGCCACGACAGGCCCTGCCACCGAATGCGGCCACGGCCGTCCACGGGACTGGCAGAAATCCTGGTGGTGGTGGGAGGCTGCGACCAGGACTGTGACGAGCTGGTCACAGTGGACTGTTACAACCCGCAGACCGGACAGTGGCGCTACCTGGCTGAGTTCCCCGACCACCTCGGAGGGGGCTACAGCATCGCTGCCCTCGGAAACGACATGTATGTTACAG GTGGCTCTGATGGCTCTCGCCTCTATGACGGCGTGTGGCGCTACAAGTCCAGCGTCAACGAGTGGACTGAGGCGGCGCCGATGCTGAAGGCCCGCGAGTACCACAGCTCCTGTGTGATGAAAGGTCAGCTCTACGTGGTGGCGTCGGACAGCACGGAGCGCTACGATCAGGCTCTGGACTGCTGGGAGGCCTTACCGCCCATGCTGCACGCCATGGACAACTGCTCCACCACCACCTGCAACGGACGCCTGTACGCCATCGGCTCTCTGACTGGGGAGGACACCATGGCCATCCAGAGCTACGACGCAGACATAAACCGCTGGGCTTTGGTCAGCTGTGGACAGCTGCCTCCGTGGTCCTTCACTCCGAAAACGGTGACGCTCAAAAGCCTCATTTACTTCATCAG gGATGACTCAGCCGAGGTTGATGTTTATAATCCTCAAAAGAACGAGTGGGACAAAATTAGTCCGATGACCCAG GTCCACGTTGGAGGCAGTGTGGCAGCGCTGGGTGGTAAATTATACGTGTCCGGTGGTTATGACAACACGTTTGAGCTGTCCGATGTGGTGGAAGCGTACGACCCGACCACCCGCTCATGGTCTCTCGCCGGACGACTACCTCAGCCGACCTTCTGGCACGGCAGCGTCAGCATATTCCGCCAGTTCATGCCCCAGGTGTCGAGTGCATTTGAAGCCACTGACATACCCGAGTCAAACGCCATCCACTTGCACCGACACCTGCGTCACCAGGCGCTCCACAATCTCAACAACAATCTCAACCAAAACCAGAACCAGGACGTGAACGCAGCGCACTGA